From one Nothobranchius furzeri strain GRZ-AD chromosome 2, NfurGRZ-RIMD1, whole genome shotgun sequence genomic stretch:
- the LOC129165189 gene encoding putative uncharacterized transposon-derived protein F52C9.6, which translates to MYLWHNPGVSLKLKQRLKPLMFHFADAQVDELTERTGSCSGIDKLIKKREFQFLDLVFDVLVPELLLGRFAAECEAAGMRVSTSKSMVLDRKRVACQLRVGGEVLPQVEEFKYLGVLFTSDGRRDREIDRRIGSASAVMRTQSQSVVVKRELSQKARLSIYRSIYVPILTYGHELWVMTERTRSRIQAAKMSFLRRVAGLSLRDRVRSSDIREGLGVEPLLLRIERS; encoded by the exons atgtatctgtggcacaatccaggtgtctcgcttaaattaaagcaaagactaaagccactgatgttccactttgctgatgcacag gttgacgagctgacagagcggactggttcatgctcaggaatagataaactaataaagaagagagagttccagtttctggacttggtgtttgatgtccttgttccagag ctcttgctgggtaggttcgcggccgagtgtgaagcggctgggatgagggtcagcacctccaaatccatggttctcgaccggaaaagggtggcttgccaactccgggtcgggggagaggtcctacctcaagtggaggagtttaagtatctcggggtcttgttcacgagtgacggtaggagggatcgggagatcgacaggcggattggttcggcgtctgcagtgatgcggacgcagagccaatctgtcgtggtgaagagggagctgagccagaaagccaggctctcgatttaccggtcgatctacgtcccaatcctcacctatggtcatgagctttgggtaatgaccgaaagaacgagatcgcggatacaagcggccaaaatgagtttcctccgtagggtggccgggctcagccttagagatagggtgaggagctcggacatccgggagggactcggagtagaacctctgctcctccggatcgaaaggagctag